In Anaeromicrobium sediminis, the DNA window TTTTACTTATTAAATCAGCTGATGCTTCGACTTCGCCTTTTTTTTGAAGTTTTTCCAACTTCATCTTTGTAGGAGTTAAAAGGGCCAAGTCAAAAATAAATTTAGAAGCAACATAAAATGTTCTAAACATGATCACCCTCCTCTATTAATAACATAATAACATAAATAATAATAGAATAAAAATCCATCCATTGATAAAAACTACATTAAGTAGAACATAAGAAAAGGAGCTAAAATATGTATTATATATTATTAGTATTAGGATTTATTTTATTAATAAAAGGAGCAGATTTTTTTGTAGATGGGGCATCTAGTATAGCTAAATTATTAAAGGTGCCACCTGTTTTAATTGGTCTTACTATAGTGGCCTTTGGAACCAGTTCTCCAGAAGGAGCCGTTAGTATTAGAGCTGCCATAAATGGAAACAATGGTCTATCTTTGGGAAATATTATAGGAAGTAATATGTTTAATATGTCCTTAGTAATAGGCATAGCAGCAATAATAATTCCACTTAAAGTAGAAATGCAGACTATTAAAAAGGAAATCCCCTTTACTTTATTGGCAGCCATAGTTGTTGAAATACTAATGGCTGATGTATTTCTTAATAAGCAAGACACTAATATGTTATCAAGGTCAGATGGATTAGTACTTTTATGTTTCTTTATCATATTCATGTATTATTTATTTGAAGTGGCCATGAAAAGCAGAGAAAATTATGAGGAAGAATTTCATGAAGTTAGTAAAGGAAAAAGTATAATCTATACTATAGCAGGGTTAATAGCAATACTAGTTGGAGGAGACTTAGTAGTAAAAAGTAGCTCTAAAATAGCCTTGGCTTTTGGAATGAGCGAAACATTAGTTGCCATAACTATAGTATCCTTAGGTACTTCACTACCAGAGTTAATCACATGTGTTACGGCTGCTAGAAAGGGATAT includes these proteins:
- a CDS encoding calcium/sodium antiporter is translated as MYYILLVLGFILLIKGADFFVDGASSIAKLLKVPPVLIGLTIVAFGTSSPEGAVSIRAAINGNNGLSLGNIIGSNMFNMSLVIGIAAIIIPLKVEMQTIKKEIPFTLLAAIVVEILMADVFLNKQDTNMLSRSDGLVLLCFFIIFMYYLFEVAMKSRENYEEEFHEVSKGKSIIYTIAGLIAILVGGDLVVKSSSKIALAFGMSETLVAITIVSLGTSLPELITCVTAARKGYSDMAVGNIVGSNIFNTLFVLGTSATINPLVVESGLNIDVGFMVIYTFLLLIFSILHYKIVRWEGALLVLSYGGYIVYVLGNK